In the genome of Fusobacterium perfoetens, the window CAAGAGTTTCTGGAGTTAATGTACCAGCTACATTAATTATAATTTATGCTTTATCTGGAATCTACTATGCTTTCGGAGGATTCTTAGAAGCAGGACGTATCGGATCAGCAACTAACAACTTAGGAAATATGTATGAAATGGACGCTATCGCAGCTTGCGTTATCGGTGGAGTTTCATTCTATGGAGGAGTTGGAAGAATTTCTGGAGTTTTAACAGGAGTTATCATTCTAACAGTTATCAACTATGGATTAACTTATGTTGGAGTAAACCCTTACTGGCAATATATCATCAAAGGGGCTATCATAATAGTAGCAGTTGCATTTGACTCTATGAAATATGCTAAGAAAAAATAAAAATTATTAACTAATAATTCTGTTCTCTTGGGCTTGAAGTTATCTTTGAGTCCAAGAGTTTTTTTATTGTTTTATTTTTTAATTAATAAAAAAAGACTGAAAAGTTTATAATTACTTTTCAGCCTAGAAATAAATTATTTAAGTTTTTTAATTATAATTTTATACCAAACTCTTTTAATTTTTCTTCTAAGAAGTTATAATCAGTAAGTTGAATACCATTCATTCCCATATTTTTAGCACCTATTATATTTTCCTCTACATCATCTATAAAAAGACATTCATTAGCTTTTAGAGAATAAGTATCCAAAAGTAGTTGATATATTTCAGGTTCAGGTTTCATAAGTTTATGATGAGCAGATATTACTTTTCCGTCAAATAACTTAAAGAAATCCCATTTTTCATAGATATTTTCAAAAGCCTTTAAATGAAAGTTAGAAATAATATATAGATTATAATTTTCTTTTAATTTTGGCAAAAGAGCGATATTTTTTTCGATAGGCTCTAAGCAATCATAAATATTTTCATCAAATAGTTTTCTTATTGATTTTTCACATTCTGGAAGTTTTTCAGTAAAAATTTCTATAGCTTCTTCATAAGTCAAAGTTCCTCTGTCTAAATCTTTCCACTCTTGTCCTCTAAAAACTATTTCAAAAAATTTATCTTGATACTTTTCCTCTACATTTTCTCTTGTAAATTTTTTAGGACGAAACCCAATTAGAACATTTCCTAAATCAAAAACGATATTTTTTATCATAAATTCTCCTTAAACTTATATTATTTAGAAAAATGTCTGGGAGTTACCCAGACATAAAATTAAGATAATTTTTTTGTAATTAATTCAGTAACCATTTGAGGATTTGCTTTTCCTTTAGAAAGTTTCATAGCTTGTCCAATAAGTCCTTTTAAAACTCTTGGTTTTCTACCCTCATCAGAATTTTTATAGTCTTCAATTAATTTTGGATTGTTTGCTAAAACTTCA includes:
- a CDS encoding HAD family hydrolase gives rise to the protein MIKNIVFDLGNVLIGFRPKKFTRENVEEKYQDKFFEIVFRGQEWKDLDRGTLTYEEAIEIFTEKLPECEKSIRKLFDENIYDCLEPIEKNIALLPKLKENYNLYIISNFHLKAFENIYEKWDFFKLFDGKVISAHHKLMKPEPEIYQLLLDTYSLKANECLFIDDVEENIIGAKNMGMNGIQLTDYNFLEEKLKEFGIKL